The following are encoded together in the Citrobacter arsenatis genome:
- the fucO gene encoding lactaldehyde reductase gives MANRMILNETAWFGRGAVGALTDEVIRRGYRKALIVTDKNLVQCGVVEKVTSRMDAAGLAWEIYSGVIPNPTIAVVQEGLGVFQQSGADYLVAIGGGSPQDTCKAIGIIHNNPEFADVRSLEGLSPTRSPSVPVMAIPTTAGTAAEVTINYVITDEENRRKFVCVDPHDIPQVAFIDADMMDGMPAALKAATGVDALTHAIEGYITRAAWALTDALHIKAIEIIAGALRGSVAGDSQAGEAMALGQYVAGMGFSNVGLGLVHGMAHPLGAFYNTPHGVANAILLPHVMHYNAEFTGEKFRDIARAMGVKVEDLTLAEARKAAVDAVFALNRDVGIPPHLRDVGVRKEDIPALAQAAFDDVCTGGNPREVSLGDIVELYHTAW, from the coding sequence ATGGCGAACAGAATGATTCTGAACGAAACGGCATGGTTTGGCCGGGGAGCTGTTGGTGCGTTAACCGATGAGGTCATCCGTCGTGGTTATCGCAAAGCGTTGATTGTGACCGATAAAAATCTGGTGCAGTGCGGCGTTGTAGAGAAAGTGACTTCCCGAATGGATGCTGCGGGTCTGGCATGGGAAATCTATTCAGGCGTTATTCCTAACCCAACCATTGCGGTGGTGCAGGAAGGATTAGGCGTCTTTCAGCAAAGTGGCGCAGACTATCTGGTAGCCATTGGCGGAGGCTCCCCGCAGGATACCTGTAAAGCGATTGGCATTATCCATAATAACCCTGAGTTTGCAGATGTACGCAGCCTTGAAGGGCTATCGCCAACGCGCAGTCCAAGCGTGCCGGTTATGGCTATCCCCACCACCGCGGGAACGGCGGCGGAAGTGACCATTAACTACGTGATCACTGACGAAGAAAATCGGCGTAAGTTTGTTTGTGTCGATCCGCATGATATCCCGCAGGTGGCGTTTATCGATGCTGACATGATGGACGGCATGCCCGCTGCCTTAAAAGCTGCCACCGGGGTGGATGCACTGACTCATGCCATTGAAGGCTACATCACGCGGGCGGCATGGGCGCTTACCGATGCGCTGCACATCAAAGCCATTGAAATTATTGCCGGGGCATTACGCGGTTCGGTCGCGGGCGACAGCCAGGCGGGTGAAGCGATGGCGCTGGGCCAGTACGTGGCCGGAATGGGCTTTTCCAACGTTGGCCTGGGATTAGTGCATGGCATGGCACACCCGTTAGGCGCGTTTTACAACACGCCGCACGGCGTCGCGAATGCCATTTTGCTGCCGCACGTGATGCACTATAACGCCGAATTCACCGGGGAAAAATTCCGCGATATCGCCCGGGCGATGGGGGTTAAGGTTGAAGACCTGACGTTGGCAGAAGCGCGTAAAGCAGCGGTGGATGCCGTCTTCGCCCTTAACCGTGATGTAGGGATCCCACCGCATTTACGCGATGTTGGCGTACGCAAAGAGGACATTCCTGCACTGGCGCAGGCTGCATTTGACGATGTTTGTACCGGGGGAAATCCGCGTGAAGTGAGCCTTGGGGATATCGTCGAGCTGTACCATACCGCCTGGTAA
- the xni gene encoding flap endonuclease Xni has product MAVHLLIVDALNLIRRIHAVQGSPCVETCQHALDQLIVHSQPTHAVAVFDDEARNSGWRHQRLPDYKAGRPPMPDDLHQEMPALRAAFEQRGVCCWESSGNEADDLAATLAVKVSQAGHQATIVSTDKGYCQLLSPTLRIRDYFQKRWLDAPFIEKEFGVLPQQLPDYWGLAGISSSKVPGVAGIGPKSATQLLTQFPTLESLYKHLDDIPEKWRKKLEEHREMAFLCRDIARLQTDLHIDGNLQQLRLAR; this is encoded by the coding sequence GTGGCCGTCCATCTGCTCATTGTCGATGCACTGAATCTTATCCGCCGTATTCACGCCGTACAGGGTTCACCCTGCGTGGAGACGTGCCAGCACGCTCTCGATCAGCTGATTGTACACAGCCAGCCCACGCACGCCGTGGCGGTATTTGATGACGAAGCACGCAATAGCGGCTGGCGTCACCAACGGTTGCCTGACTACAAAGCCGGTCGTCCGCCGATGCCTGACGATTTACACCAGGAAATGCCCGCCTTACGCGCCGCTTTTGAACAGCGCGGCGTCTGCTGCTGGGAATCCAGCGGGAATGAAGCCGATGATTTAGCCGCAACCCTGGCTGTTAAAGTTAGCCAGGCGGGACATCAAGCGACCATCGTCTCAACCGATAAAGGCTACTGCCAGTTGCTCTCCCCGACACTGCGTATTCGTGACTATTTCCAGAAACGCTGGCTGGATGCGCCGTTTATCGAAAAAGAGTTCGGTGTGCTGCCGCAACAGTTACCTGATTATTGGGGACTGGCCGGAATCAGCAGTTCTAAAGTACCGGGAGTTGCCGGTATTGGCCCCAAAAGCGCCACACAATTGCTGACGCAATTTCCAACGCTGGAATCGCTGTATAAACATTTGGATGACATACCGGAGAAATGGCGCAAGAAACTCGAAGAACACCGGGAGATGGCGTTTCTGTGCCGCGATATCGCGCGACTACAAACGGATTTACATATCGACGGAAATCTACAGCAGCTACGGCTGGCGCGGTAG
- the fucA gene encoding L-fuculose-phosphate aldolase: MERMRLSREIIETCLEMTSLGLNQGTAGNVSARYENGMLITPSGIPYERLTENMIVYVDNDGKYDKGQLPSSEWRFHLAAYQTRPDANAVVHNHAVHCTAVSILNRPIPAIHYMIAAAGGNSIPCAPYATFGTRELSEHVSVALKNRKATLLQHHGLIACEANLEKALWLAHEVEVLARLYLSTLAIVDPVPVLDDEEIAIVLEKFKSYGLRIEE; the protein is encoded by the coding sequence ATGGAAAGAATGCGTTTGTCGCGAGAAATCATTGAAACCTGTCTTGAAATGACCAGCCTTGGATTGAATCAGGGGACGGCGGGAAATGTGAGTGCGCGTTATGAAAACGGGATGCTGATCACGCCCAGCGGTATTCCTTACGAAAGACTTACTGAAAACATGATCGTGTATGTAGATAACGACGGGAAATATGATAAAGGTCAGTTACCTTCCAGTGAATGGCGTTTTCACCTGGCGGCTTACCAGACGCGTCCGGATGCCAATGCGGTTGTCCATAACCATGCTGTGCACTGTACGGCCGTTTCTATTCTTAACCGCCCTATCCCGGCAATTCACTACATGATTGCAGCGGCGGGGGGGAACTCTATTCCGTGTGCGCCTTATGCGACGTTTGGTACACGAGAGCTGTCAGAGCATGTGAGCGTCGCCCTGAAAAACCGTAAGGCAACGCTTTTACAGCACCATGGGTTGATTGCTTGCGAAGCGAATTTGGAAAAAGCACTGTGGTTGGCGCATGAAGTGGAAGTTCTGGCGCGCCTTTATCTGAGCACGCTGGCGATTGTTGACCCGGTGCCGGTGCTGGATGACGAGGAGATCGCCATTGTGCTGGAGAAATTCAAGTCTTACGGATTACGCATTGAAGAGTAA
- a CDS encoding LacI family DNA-binding transcriptional regulator produces the protein MAKTVEQIASDLNLSVTTVRLVLNGKAEQYRISVKTQTRINEYVERYGYVINHSARSLKLNKTDTLGLIVPNISNVFFATLAEKLEQRCRRSGYQLTISCTYDDVDYENKLTKALIARNVDGLFIVPSTLENQQHHLRQVRKPMVLLDRDFKYTDNALVESHNTLGGEKLTQSLFDAGKSPIWFLVGDTGLPSIGDRLQGYLNALNNNGISHSDWVREGPDNTPEGGYRLMDELIGEQGCPQAFIASSLPVLEGAINAIRNRFGTIPPEINIGTFDEHPMLGFLANNVWSMQQDENVWAEKAFDMMMSAIDDQPIKETVKVEMKLIKRVRQP, from the coding sequence ATGGCTAAAACAGTAGAACAGATAGCCAGCGATCTGAATTTATCGGTTACGACCGTACGACTGGTGCTGAACGGGAAAGCAGAGCAATATCGAATCAGTGTCAAAACCCAAACGCGTATTAATGAATATGTCGAGCGCTATGGTTACGTCATTAACCATTCAGCACGCAGCCTGAAGTTGAATAAAACGGATACGTTAGGATTGATTGTACCTAATATTTCTAACGTATTTTTTGCCACACTCGCAGAAAAACTTGAGCAACGCTGTCGCCGTTCTGGTTATCAGCTAACGATTAGCTGTACCTATGACGATGTTGATTACGAAAATAAACTGACAAAAGCGTTAATCGCTCGCAATGTCGATGGCCTTTTTATTGTTCCCTCAACGTTAGAGAATCAGCAACACCATTTACGTCAGGTCAGAAAACCGATGGTGTTACTTGACCGTGATTTTAAGTATACCGATAACGCACTGGTCGAAAGTCATAACACTTTGGGTGGCGAAAAGTTGACGCAGAGTCTGTTTGACGCGGGAAAGTCGCCGATCTGGTTTTTAGTGGGGGATACCGGATTACCCAGCATCGGTGATCGTTTACAGGGTTATCTTAATGCATTGAATAATAATGGTATTTCGCACAGCGATTGGGTGCGCGAAGGTCCGGACAACACACCTGAAGGTGGTTATCGACTCATGGATGAGTTGATCGGCGAACAGGGCTGTCCGCAGGCATTTATCGCTTCTTCACTACCCGTACTGGAGGGGGCTATTAACGCTATTCGTAATCGTTTTGGCACTATTCCTCCCGAAATTAATATTGGGACATTCGATGAACACCCAATGCTGGGATTCCTCGCCAATAATGTCTGGTCAATGCAGCAGGATGAAAATGTTTGGGCGGAAAAAGCATTCGATATGATGATGAGTGCTATTGATGATCAACCCATTAAAGAAACTGTAAAAGTTGAGATGAAATTAATTAAGCGCGTAAGACAACCTTAA